Sequence from the Candidatus Paracaedibacteraceae bacterium genome:
TTGTATCCCTATGATGAAACAATTCATGCTTTAACAGCATGCTATATTGCTTTAGTTGATGTTATGCAGCTCAATAATCAATCTCAAGATAAGAGAAAGATATCTACTATTCTGAATTTAATTGCGCAATATACCTATTTAAGCCAAGAACATGAGTATAGACTATTTGATGCTTTTTTTATGACGGATAACGGTTTAGATCATGAAAAATGTCGACAGGTATGGCTTGATCATAATCCGAGTGCAATTTCTATTTTGTTTGAGGGAGCTGAGTCATATGACGAATTTACGAAAAGGCTTTTTGGTGTACCAATTGATAATTTTGTTGCTTTAATTCGAAAGAAGAGTGACCCAGATAAAGAGCCAACCCTTCAGCAAGGGTGGAAGTTGCACGTTTCCGCAAAATCAGATTCAGCCTTAAAAGTGGCAACTATCGTTTTACCGTTATTAGCACAACATAACTTTGCGCATAAAATTATTGGTTCTAACGCATTCCTAGAGCGTTTAAATAAGGATGTAACGCAACAGGGAAAATTTATAACTATTTATCCTGAAAGCGATGTGCAGGCATTACAGATCGCCATTCTTCTTGATGAGAAATTATCTTCCCCTGATTTAACGCCAGAGCATTTTATTCGTGTGCCTGGTGAACTTCAGCTTGGAAAAACAGGAGGATTGAGTGCTCGATATGGTGCTTTTGCCGGGCATTTAATTGCTGTATTGGATGATAATGGTGAGCCTATTATGGAAAATGGTCAAACAAAAATGACCCTAGATGAACGGGGGGCTGCTTATAAACCAGATTTTATTAAACAGCATCCTTTTGGTAAGTTGGTTGAACCACGTTTGGTGCGTCGTGATGCTCAGAGGCAAATTGTATCACCGAGCTCATCAAAAAACAGCTAGATTTGTTGCTGTGTTTATGGTTGCATGGGGTAAAAAGGGTTAGTTTAAATGTTTCTTGCATTTTATCAGAGTCTTGCCACTTTAGCGACTGTCAACCTGATTGCTTTAATCAGTCCTGGGCCTGATTTTGCTGTCGTGCTAAAAAATAGTCTTTTATACTCTCGCCGAACTGCGCTATTCACAGCGGTTGGCATCGCCTTTGGTGCTATTATTCATGTCATCTATACGTTATTGGGGCTGGGAGTTGTTCTTGATGACTACCCCTGGGTTCTTGATGTTATAAAATATTTAGGGGCGGCCTATTTGATTTATTTAGGAGTCAAAGGGCTTATGGCTAAAAAGGAGGGACTTGAGCTGGGAAGCTTGCGCCACCGTAAAGATATTGGGGGGCGCCAAGGGTTTTCTAACGGTGTTTTGACAAACCTCTTAAATCCAAAATGTGCCATGTTTTTTATCAGTTTATTTGCTGTGGCAATATCTTCTGATGTGCCTGTTCCTATTATGATATCGTATATTGCAATTGTTTTTGTTGAAACTGTGCTGTGGTTTAGTATCGTGGCGTTTGTTCTTACAGCAAAATCAACGCGCGAAAAGTTTGCCTCTCAAGCCCATTGGATTAGTCGATTATGTGGTCTCATTCTTTTGGGATTAGGGGTGAGATTTATCTTTATGTAATCCCGTTTATTCATACTTTTTTAATCTAAACAAAAGAATTTATTAAATATTTTCGTATTATTTTAGTAATCATGTATTCTATAAATAAGAACGAGAGGTATGATATGAAAGTTGCTGTTGTTACAGGTGGAACTAGGGGGATTGGTGCTGCAATTTCCATTGCTTTGAAAGAAAGCGGATATACTGTTGTTGCAAACTATGGTGGTAACGATGATGTTGCTAATAAATTTGCTGCTGACCACTCTATTGACGTTATGAAATGGGATGTGGGGAGTTATGAGGTCTGTCAGAAAAATATTGCAGACATCGAAAAAAAATATGGTCGCATTGATGTTTTGGTCAATAATGCCGGAATTACCCGTGATAGCTTTTTGCATAAGTCCACACCTGATATGTGGAATGCTGTGATTGCCACCAACCTGACGTCCTGTTATAATATGGCGCATTGTGTGATTAACGGGATGCGGGACCGTGGATTTGGGCGAATCATTAGCATTTCATCCATTAATGGCCAAAAAGGGCAGATCGGCCAAGTTAATTATTCAGCGGCAAAAGCGGGTGTTATTGGATTTACTAAAGCGCTTGCTCTTGAATGTGCCAATAAAGGAATAACAGTTAATGCTATTGCCCCGGGATATATCGATACTGATATGGTGCGTGCCGTTCCTGAAAATGTCCTTGAAAGTATTATTGCTCAGATCCCTGTGCGCCGTCTTGGTAAGGCCGAGGAGATTGCTAATGCTGTGGTTTTTCTTGCCTGTGAGAAATCCGGGTTTATCACTGGAACAACCTTATCTGCCAATGGTGGTCAGTATATGGCCTAGATTGGTTTTTTATAGCCATTCTAATTGGAATGGCTATAGTTGTTCTAAGATTTCATCGGATAAAAATGTGCGTCTTTTATCTTCAGATTTTAATCCTAGTATAGATGATCTGAGAGCCGTAGAGTAAAATTGACGTTTTCCCCTTACTAATTCATCATGAGGCGTTTGCAGAATAGTCATTTGCATTTTAAGTGCAATGAACGATTTTAATTGGGGCGTCATCCACGAGCTGTTTATGAGCTGAATGAATTGAGTCAATTTATCCGGAGTTGTGGCGAGTTGTGACAGACTGCGAATAAAACTGACACGCAGATGCGGAGCTATATCTGCTATTGTTGATATTAATTGATCCCTGACAGTTGTCTTGTTTTTTGAATACTTCAAGAGTGTCTTTATTTGTTCGAATAGATCCCACTCTCTAAAGGAGAGGATATCATTTCCTAAAATCATTTTCATGATTTTGAGTCGTGATTTAAGCATAATGTCTGTGCGTTCAACACAGGGTGCCGTCACCATCATCAGGATGTAGTCTATATCATCTGGGTTTGGGTGAGTTTTGCCCAGCCCGATGAGACGCCATGCTTTAGTCGCTGCGAGATCTAGGGTTAATGCTGTTTCTAGTAAGATGTCCGATGGAATTGTCCGGAATCGAGATAGGGTTGATTGAAGGCCGTTTTGGAAGAGTAATACTGTTAATCGTGCAATCGGAAAAGGAAGTATGTTTGCAAAAGAAAATCCTGTGGTTTCGACCATTATATCATTTTCAACAATTGAAACCGATGGCTCTAATTGCCATGGGGTTTGTATATAGAGATATTCTATATTAGGGAAATGGGGGAAGATTTGTGACGGATTGAACGATTGGCTTGTTGTGGTAATCGATAAGCTATGAATGCTTGGGTATTCTCCCCATGATTCTAGAGTTTGAGGAAGAGTGTCTCCGATAATTTGAACAGCCTGATAAACGGATGGTATAATAAGATTGCCATTGGTTGGTCTGATTGATATGGGGGTGACCGGCCCGAGCAATAACGTATCAGAGGCGATGATGTGAAAGGTTTTGCATACGGTTTTTAGTCCGACTTGATCTCCTTTATCAAGATAGCTAAAAATTTTGACAAAGAGCTCGCTTGGAATAATATCAGTACAATTAAGCTGATAGGTATTTTGATGTTCTTGGGACGATAAAGGGCTAAGAGTAGCAGCTAAGATTATTAAAGAAAGTAGATGTTTCATTATAATAATCTCATTTGTTATTTATAATATAATTATAAATATTTTTGTAATAAACTTACAAGCATTTAACTTAAATTTTTTCTGTTTGCTATTCAGTAAGAGACCAGAATTAGAATGTTATCCTCATTCTATTTGACTCTCCGATAGCGTTACTGTGGTGCTCATGTACTAAGTATACACTTCGCTTTTTGTGTTAATCAGTTTATTTTTTTTTGTCGTCATAAGGGTTTTTACCACCGCGAACAAAAATACGAATTGGTACGCCATCTAACTTAAAATCTTTTCGTAAATTATTGATCAGATAACGAGAATAACTGTCTGGTAATTGACTAGCCTGAGATGCAAAAACAGCAAAAGTTGGTGGGCGTGTTTTTGCTTGAGTCATGTATTTCAGACGGATTCGGCGACCGTTAACAGCAGGGGCAGGGTGGTTTTCAACAACAAAGCTCAGCCACTTATTAAGCTGTCCTGTAGAGATGCGTCGATTCCAGTTTGAATACATCAACATGACTGCTTCCATTAATTTATCTAACCCTCGGCCATGTTGAGCTGAAATTGGGATACATGGGATACCCCGTACCTGAGTCAGTTGATTGTCTAGTTTTTCTTGAATAGACTTTAATAGTCCTGATTTATCCTCAACTTTATCCCATTTGTTAAGGGCTAAGACTAAGGCACGACCTTCGTTGACAATGTCGTAAGCAATGGTGAGGTCTTGTTTTTCAAAAGGACATGTTGAGTCAACAACAAGAACGACAACTTCAGCAAAATTAATCGATCGTTGTGTATCCATAACGGCAAGTTTTTCTGATGAGTGGTCAACTCTACTGCGACGACGCATGCCGGCTGTATCAATCAAATCGATGGGAGTATCCTTATAGGACCATTGGATTGTAATTGCATCGCGTGTTACGCCTGGCATGTCTGCTGTTAAAAGGCGGTCTTCACCAATCAAGCGGTTGATTAATGTTGATTTTCCGGCGTTAGGGCGACCTGCAATCGCTAATTTCATAGGACGATCTGTAGCAGCAACGTCGTCTCCAGTTTTATCAAAGTCAGAAAAATACGGTGCCATTGTTTCGTACAGATCATAAAGACCTTCGCCATGTTCTGCAGAGATCGCAATAACCTCACCAAGGGCTAGTCCCATGGCTTCGGCGTATCCTGCTTCTCCGTTGCGTCCTTCACATTTATTGGCAAGCACGATAATTGGTTTTTCTTGGCGGCGCAACATTCCTGCTAGTTCTTGGTCAAATGGAGTGATCCCTTCACGAGCATCAATCACAAAGAGAACGAGATCTGATTCAGCAATCGCTATTTTTGTTTGATCAAACATCCGTTTGGTGAGTTCTGAAGAATCCGGGTCTGCTAATCCAGCTGTATCAACAATTTTGAATTTCAGGTCATACAACTTACCGTCTGTTTCCTTGCGATCTCGAGTCATGCCGGGCATGTCGTGAACAAGGGCTAGGCGTTTTCCTGCAAAACGATTGAAAAGTGTTGATTTTCCAACATTAGGGCGGCCGATGATTGCGATCTTCATGATAATATTAGTGTCTTAATTTGTTTATATTTAAGTGGGGGCAAAAGGTTGAAAGTTCAACCTTTTTATCTTAGCTGTAAGCTGTAACTGTGGCATTTTCGGATAAAACAATTAACTTCCCATCCACAACAATAGGCGAGAGTGCTAACGAATCCCCGTGGTTGATTTTGGATGATTCAGTGCCGTCAGTTGGGTTAAAGAAGACGATATCACCTTTGGTGTTCGTTAAAATTAATTTGCCATTTGCCAGTATAGGGCCTGCCCAAACGGTTTTTTCTTCGCCTGCAGGAGAGGTAAGAGCCTTTGCCCAAATAATTTTACTTGTTGTGCTGTCAAGGCAAACAAGGTCATTTTCATTGGTGACCATAAACATGTATCCGCCGTAGACTGCTGGTGTTCTAACACCGCCAATGTCCTTTTGCCATAGTTTGGATCCCGTATTCAAATCAAAGGCTGCCATGCGGCCACCATGGCTAATGGCATAAACTTTGCCATTCAAGATAACTGGTCTTGCTCGAATGTGACTGATGCTTGATAGGGGATCAAAAGCGGTTGCCGGATTTAAAGCCTCAACCCAAAGAAGTTGGCCTGTAGACAAATCAAGGGCATAGAGTTCACCCGTTGAATACGGGATTACAATTTTATTCCCAGAAATAGCGGGAACACCACCACCCAATAATCCTGTTGCTTCAGGCAAGCCGATATGTGTCCACTTAATATTTCCATTCGATGTGTCAACGGCAAGTGCTTCGTTGGCAACGTTTACAGCAATTGCTGTGCTGCCTGTAACTGTTGGGGCAATGCGGAATGGCGTCTGAGGCGATTGTTTCCACAATTCTTTGCCAGTTTTAGCATCAAGTGCAAGGATGTCACCAAAGGATGTTGTGACTATTATTTTTGATCCGTTAATCGCAATACCCCCGCCGAGTGTTTCTGATTCTGACCCTGCCGGTGAGGTATTTGTTGACCATAATTTTTGTCCATCGTTTAGGGATAAAGCGGTTACTTGGCCATGGGTGTCCATGCCAAAAATAACGCCATTGTCGACAACGAGGTTTGAAACTAGTTTTTGACTTGATGAATTCCCTGATCCGATAGAGGACGACCAAATTTTCTTTGGATGGGCGCTTAATGCTAAATTACTTAGCGTATGGTCAAGAGAACCACCGGGGACAGACCAGCTGTTGTTTTTATGAGGCGTTCCCAGCGTAAGTAATGCTTTACCGACTGTACTTTCTGATTTGACAGTTGATTCTTGCGTGAAGATGCTTTCCCGTTTCCCTTCAAGCGGTGGTTTTGACGAAAAAGTATCGCATGATGTTAAAATTGTTGTTGCTGTTAAAAGTAAAAAAATACGGTTCATCATGGTGTGATATCCTGAAGTTAACTTACCTTCAGTTATACCTAATTGAAGAACCGATGTCGAGGTTAATCCTCGTAGTAATAAACTCGTTTTCGACCACGCCTGTCATAGTCGTCATCGTAACGGTCGTCTCGATAGTAACGGCGATTGGCTTCATCTTGTTGATCCATCGATTTACCTATTTCAGATCCGGCAAGTGCACCGAGAACGCCGCCAACGCCGGCTCCGACAACGCGTCCTGATCCATGGCCAAACTGCGACCCGATTAAGGCACCGGTCGCACCACCGATAACTGTGCCGCCTTGCTGCTTGGTAATGCCACCACCCTGATTGGCACATCCCGACAATAAAGCAATGATTGCAACGGGTATTATGTAATATTTCATGGATATTTCTCCGAAAATATAGTCTATCTTCCAAGTATTTTAGGTCACATAGATTAATATAGTCTTAATTTTAAAATTCTATTTGACTTATGGTGTTATTATTCAGAAAACTGAGTTAGGCAACTATAGTTTGTTGTTGATTTCTTTGGGCAAATAGCGTAGATATAGTCAAAAAACTGGAGGAATATAAGATGTCAAACAATACAATAACACGGGCGGATTTGGTAGCCAATCTTGTTGATCGTTTTGATTTGGATAAAATCGTTGCCGTTAAAATGTTAGAGTCTGTTCTTAATGTTATCACAACGACTCTTGCAACAGGTGATTCAGTCAAGATTTCTGGTTTTGGTTCTTTTAATATTCGTGAAAAAAATGAACGTGTAGGTCGTAACCCAAGAACTGGTGTTGAGGCAAAGATTACGGCGCGCAATGTCATTAGCTTTAAGGCTTCCCCAATCTTTAAAAGTGTTGTTATGCCTGTCGTAAATAAAAAAGCAGCTTAAGGATCTAAGGCCCCTAGACTCACCCCATGGGGCTATATTACACTTTAAATTAAAGAGTTATATTTTTGGGTTAAGTTTTGTGAAGCCAGACGTCATATCCCGATTTCAACATGTTGTTGGTCCAGTTGTTTCTGTTTGTTTACTGGTGTACTTTGTTTACCATATTATTCAAGGGGATAGGGGAATTTTGGCGTGGCGTCGCCTTCAACAACAGATTAGTGTTGCTGAAACAAAACTTAATACCGTTAGACAAGAACAAGATAGCCTAGAGCGGAACGTACGGTTGATGCGTCCCGATAGTCTGGATTCTGATATGCTTGAAGAACAAGCCAAAGAAAAATTAAATTTTGTGCATAAAGATGAAGTGATTATCCGTGATGATGAATTAGGGTAAATTTTTTGTGTAAATTATAGTCAAAACAAAATAAAAAGGCTATAATTTTAGAAAAAGGTTTGAGTAATTTTCTAAATGACGTATTCAATAGATTTTCGTATAAAAGTATTTGAGGTAAAAGCAAGAGAAGGTTTTACCTACGAGGAAACAGCAAAATATTTTGGGATAGGAAAAACGACATTAGTAAGATGGCATCGAAGGCTATCCCCCTTACTGAGTCGTAATAAACCTGCCACAGCCATTAACATGGATCTCTTGAAACAAGATGTGGAGAAGTATCCAGATTCGTACCAATATGAGCGAGCAGAACGATTCAAGGTTAGTCAAATGTGCATTCACTATGCCCTTAAACGATTAGGTGTTTCCTATAAAAAAAACTCTAAACCACCCAAGGGCGAATCCCGAAAAGCGGTCTATGTTTTGTCAAACAATTGAGGAGTTAAGAAAGGATGAACTTCCTTTAGTCTTCATAGATGAAAGTGGGTTTGCCCATGATATGCCTCGCACACATGGATATTCATCGAAAGGACAGAAATGTTATGGTCTGCAGGATTGGGGAGCAAAAGGAAGAACGAATGTAATCGGGGCTTTGTGTAAAGGGGTTTTGCTAACAGTCACTTTACTGAACGGCAGTGTGAATACAGAAGTTTTTAATGCGTGGGTGGATCAAGATTTGATCCCAAAATTACCACCTAAAAGCGTTGTAATTATGGATAATGCCACATTTCATAAAAGTCCGCTTATATATGAAATGCTAGAAAATGCAGGGCATAAGTTATTATATTTGCCACCCTATTCCCCAGATCTCAATCCTATCGAGAAAAAATGGGCTCAAGCAAAAAAATTAAGACGTAAAACAGGACTTTCATTAGAACAACTCTTTTTAACGACTTATTTATAACCGGTTTATTTTGTTCTGACTATATATATTAAGATATATATTATTATGCTAAATATATGTTTTTCTATATAATTTTGGGGGTTTGAGCTATCCCCTGTTACGAGGATGTTATGTCTGAATATTCTTTGCCAACAGTTATCAGAGAATCTTTGACACAGCATATCCAAGTTATTTCAAAAAACCTTATCCCTTAAATCTTGAAAAAACTTGGTGCATAGCGATGGCTGCGGCATTTGAAACATTTAATGTTGAAAATTGATCTGCTGTTTCTAGGCGAATTAAGAAATCGCAGTTTTTCTTGGTTAGATCACGCATTCCTGAGCCTTCTGCTCCCATAATAAGAGCAATTTTCCCAGAGAATTTAGCTTCATTCAGTGTTTCTGCACCACTTTCAGCAAAACCGTACATCCAGAAACCAATTTCTTTTAATTCTTTGATGGCATTTGCTAGGTTGGCATAGCGCATGATAGGGACGAGTTCAAGGGCTCCTGATGCTGATTTTGCTAAAACACCGGATTCATCGGGGGCATGGCGATCAGTCATGACCAGTGCTTTTGCCCCAAAGGCGGCGGCAGTTCGGATAATCGCACCCACATTATGGGGGTCGCTTACTTGATCAAGGACAATAACCATTTGGTTTACTTCGGGTTCATTAGCTAGCTCATCAATACCAAGAGAATCTCGTGCACTGATGCGCAGGGCAATTCCTTGATGGACAGCATCGATACCTAATGTTTTATCAAACCAGTTTTTATCGGCCTTTCTGGTTTTCATGGTTTTGGGAAGCGTAGGGAGCTTATCCAAAATCTTATCATTAATATAAATAACCTCATCTATTTGACGCTCAGGGTTTGTTAGTGCTGCTGTACATGGATGGGCGCCATACATATAATATTTAGAAGAATGATGTTTCATTGGGATTTAACTTTCATTGTTTTCAACAAAATAACATTCTGTAAAGTGAGTTGCAACAAATAGCATTTGGCACAGCTCAGAATATAGGCTATAAAGAAGGAAATGCACCCGTAGCTCAGCTGGATAGAGTGTTGCCCTCCGAAGGCAAAGGTCGGACGTTCGAATCGTCTCGGGTGCGCCATTTTCCTATTTAAAGTGACAGCCTCTAATATTTTTTTGCTCCGTGGTGCTTTGCTCGATCAATGAGCTGTCCATCCCCCATCAATGGGTAAACATGTCCCTGTCATTGATGATGCTGAATCCGAACATAGGAAAAAAACCAGATCGGCAATCTCTTCAACGGCAACGAATTTTTTTGTTGGTTGTTCACCCAGCATAACATCCTTGATAACTTGTTCACGCGTAATGCCACGAGCTTTTGCCGTTGCATCAATTTGCCCGTCTACGAGGGGGGTGTGAACATAACCCGGACAAATCGCATTACACGTGATATTATTCTCTGCAACCTCCATGGCGACGGTTTTTGTTAATCCGGCGATACCGTGTTTTGCTGCAACATAGGCTGATTTAAAAGGCGAGGCAACAAGGGCGTGAGCTGATGCAATATTAACAATGCGTCCCCATCCATTTTTCTTCATCATAGGAATAGCAAGTCGAATAATATGAAATGCTGAAGATAGATTGATAGCAAGGATTTTATCCCATTTAGCAACGGGGAATTCTTCAATTGGTGAGACAAATTGAATGCCGGCATTGTTCACGACGATATCAATTTGACCAAACTTATTCTCAATCATGTGCATCATATTTTCGATCTGATTGGGATTAGACATGTCTGCATCACTGAATAAAACTTTGCCTGTTCCCAGGTTGTCGACATCTTTGACAACATCTGGAACGTCAGGGGTGTTTAATCCGTTAAGTATAATATGACAGCCTTCTGATGCTAATTTTTTGGCGATTCCAAGGCCGATACCACTGGTTGATCCTGTAATTAATGCAACTTTTGTCATGATAAAACTCCTTTTTATAAAAGGATAGAGGATTTATCTTAAGAATCCACTAAAGAGTTGGGGGAAGTTTCACAGTCGCCCGACGAACTGTTGTTAATGGCATGATGATGCGCTTTGAATTTAGGGATGTATTGGCGCGATAGATTTTTGCGCCACCTGATGTTGTCATGCTTGTATTAATTAAGCTTCCTGGTGTGCGTGCAACGACAGTCGGTTCTTTTGGTTCGGGGTGTTTAATCCCTGTATAGTGATTAAATTTGATGTTAACAGGCATTCTGCGACCATTTGATCCAATAAAATGGGTGTTGACAACTTTTGGTTTATTGATAGCAAATAAGGTGTTTAGAGGTTGGGCTGCCATTGGTGCGATGCTGTTGCCAAACTCTTGCCAAACAGCCATAACCTTGTTCTTATAGGGTTGGTTGTGTGCGGTTGAGGCTGAGTGATAATGAGCAACTGCATTTTGCCAATTGCCTTGCGCTTCCATTTTTTCTTTTAAAAATTGAGCTGCATACGCGATGTTCTTCTGGGGATCAAAGGCTTCTTCAAGGGATGCAAAGGCTCCCGGGTGGTGGCGTAAGTTGATTTGCATGCAACCGACATCAATGCTGGTAATTCCTTTGGCACGGAGTTCTCGAACTTTGGCGATGGCTTCGGCTTTTGTATTGAGAACATACGGTTTACCGTTTGCGTTGATCGTCCATGGCCAAGCAACTGTACCTTGGCCTGCAATGTTTCGACCTGATTCAATCCGAGAAATAGCACGCAGCAAATTATGAGGGATGCCATGTTGGCGTTCATGATGGTGGATATAAGCTTCACATAAAGCCTGAGCAAAAGATGTACAGAACAATAAGATGAAAAGGTGTCTTATGATTTTCATATCAATTTGCGTAAAATTTAACCTTAATTATTTCTAGCATGGTAAGTGTTAATGTTGAATTAAGAAAGTAAAATTAGCTATAATCAAGAAAATATACAGCCTCCCGGACAGAAAAACTAAATGAAAACATATCTCGTTCACGGATTAGCACGGTCAGGAATGGCGTGCGTTGACTTTTTGCTAAAATCAAATCATCGTGTGTATGTTCTCGATTCTGATTCAGTAAAAATAGATCAGGCATGCCAAAAGGGAGCGTATATTTGGGATAATCAAGATATGTCAGGTCTGACGGCTGTTATCCAAAGCCCTGGAATTCCGCTAAACCATCCGATTGCCAAGCAAGCCATCGACATGAACATCCGCTTAATGGGAGATGTGGATTTGTTTCGTGAAACTTATCCCAATACAACAATTATTGGTATTACGGGGACAAACGGTAAGTCGACCACGACAACCCTGATCGGACATATTTTTAAAGAATGTCAAGTTCCTGTGGCTGTGGGAGGGAATGTCGGTGTGCCGGTCATGTCTTTGCCGGCCCTGCCGGATGAAGGAGTTTATGTTTTAGAGCTTTCTTCGTATCAGCTTGATCTCTCGAATTGTTTGGCCTTGGACTATGCGGTATGGACAAATATTACCCCTGATCATCTTGAACGACATGGCAGTATGGAAGATTACGTTTATGCAAAAATGAAGATCTTTGCCAGTAAAGGAAATCCCCCGAAATCCATGGTATCTATTGATGATGCGTATTCGTTACAGGTCTATGATGAAATGAATGAGGTTCATCCGGGGTATTTAGTTCCGGTGAGTGTTAATCGTCCCTTGTTGGGCGGTATTTTTGTTCTCGATGGCTTGTTGGTTGATGCAACAGGGGATGACCGACTGGTTGTTGGGGATTTGTCTAAGTTAGATCGCCTAAAAGGCCAGCACAACTATCAGAATATAGCGATGGCTTATGGAATTTGTCGTGCCTATGGTTTGATGCCGGATGCTATTATGCGTGGTATTGAGACATTTCCGGGCCTTGCTCACCGCCAAGAGGTTGTTCGGGTTATCGATAGAGTTACTTTTGTCAATGATTCCAAAGCAACAAATGCTGATGCTACATCCCATGCTCTATCAGCTTTCGAACAAATTTATTGGATTGTTGGTGGTGTTGCTAAAAGTGATGGAATCGACAGTTTACTTCTCTTGCT
This genomic interval carries:
- a CDS encoding 3-hydroxybutyrate dehydrogenase, producing the protein MTKVALITGSTSGIGLGIAKKLASEGCHIILNGLNTPDVPDVVKDVDNLGTGKVLFSDADMSNPNQIENMMHMIENKFGQIDIVVNNAGIQFVSPIEEFPVAKWDKILAINLSSAFHIIRLAIPMMKKNGWGRIVNIASAHALVASPFKSAYVAAKHGIAGLTKTVAMEVAENNITCNAICPGYVHTPLVDGQIDATAKARGITREQVIKDVMLGEQPTKKFVAVEEIADLVFFLCSDSASSMTGTCLPIDGGWTAH
- a CDS encoding lytic transglycosylase domain-containing protein; amino-acid sequence: MKIIRHLFILLFCTSFAQALCEAYIHHHERQHGIPHNLLRAISRIESGRNIAGQGTVAWPWTINANGKPYVLNTKAEAIAKVRELRAKGITSIDVGCMQINLRHHPGAFASLEEAFDPQKNIAYAAQFLKEKMEAQGNWQNAVAHYHSASTAHNQPYKNKVMAVWQEFGNSIAPMAAQPLNTLFAINKPKVVNTHFIGSNGRRMPVNIKFNHYTGIKHPEPKEPTVVARTPGSLINTSMTTSGGAKIYRANTSLNSKRIIMPLTTVRRATVKLPPTL
- the murD gene encoding UDP-N-acetylmuramoyl-L-alanine--D-glutamate ligase gives rise to the protein MKTYLVHGLARSGMACVDFLLKSNHRVYVLDSDSVKIDQACQKGAYIWDNQDMSGLTAVIQSPGIPLNHPIAKQAIDMNIRLMGDVDLFRETYPNTTIIGITGTNGKSTTTTLIGHIFKECQVPVAVGGNVGVPVMSLPALPDEGVYVLELSSYQLDLSNCLALDYAVWTNITPDHLERHGSMEDYVYAKMKIFASKGNPPKSMVSIDDAYSLQVYDEMNEVHPGYLVPVSVNRPLLGGIFVLDGLLVDATGDDRLVVGDLSKLDRLKGQHNYQNIAMAYGICRAYGLMPDAIMRGIETFPGLAHRQEVVRVIDRVTFVNDSKATNADATSHALSAFEQIYWIVGGVAKSDGIDSLLLLLSHVKKAYLIGESSTTFAKILDGHVDYVYCGDMETALRQAYADALKRGGVVLLSPACASFDQYRDFEHRGDVFRDYVVKL